The Vicia villosa cultivar HV-30 ecotype Madison, WI linkage group LG1, Vvil1.0, whole genome shotgun sequence genome includes a region encoding these proteins:
- the LOC131649134 gene encoding uncharacterized protein LOC131649134 has product MNASQRFSMKKVYNALMEDDDQVPWRFLFKHNPARPRALFTLWMLCHGRLPTKDRLSRFGMITDTICSLCKRDAETMSHIFFNCSNTSHIWIQILKWIEVDHHPLDLQNELRWIIQETKKKGWKAKILKLAFAESIYGIWGLRNEAVFGPSDSSTNADRIIESIIYRGWNLKAIRHHIARLMI; this is encoded by the coding sequence ATGAATGCTAGCCAAAGATTCTCCATGAAGAAAGTATACAATGCCCTTATGGAAGATGATGATCAAGTTCCTTGGAGATTTCTCTTTAAGCACAACCCTGCAAGGCCTCGAGCTCTCTTTACTTTGTGGATGTTGTGTCATGGTAGACTACCAACTAAGGATAGGCTTAGTAGGTTTGGCATGATCACTGATACTATATGTAGCCTCTGTAAGCGAGATGCAGAAACGATGAGTCACATTTTCTTCAATTGCAGCAACACATCACATATATGGATTCAAATTCTGAAGTGGATTGAGGTGGATCATCACCCATTGGATCTACAAAATGAGTTGAGATGGATTATTCAGGAGACTAAGAAAAAAGGGTGGAAAGCTAAAATCCTGAAATTAGCTTTTGCAGAGAGTATCTATGGCATTTGGGGTCTTAGAAATGAGGCTGTTTTTGGTCCTAGTGATTCCTCCACTAATGCTGATAGAATTATAGAAAGTATCATATACAGGGGGTGGAATTTAAAAGCTATTCGACACCATATTGCTAGATTGATGATCTAG